From the genome of Calliopsis andreniformis isolate RMS-2024a unplaced genomic scaffold, iyCalAndr_principal scaffold0022, whole genome shotgun sequence, one region includes:
- the LOC143186968 gene encoding E3 ubiquitin-protein ligase RNF13 isoform X2: MRQCCLNHHLQLWLMFLIFCVVCNKADILVFSAAARHQIEEEFRDMPARFGGLIPSEGIKGMVVYADPPTACHEIQGPPNITNYNGNWIALIARYNCSFEIKVRMAQKAGYDAAIIHNVNSNDLESMSAKDPIGILIPSVFVSEITGLIIKENYLYDELYFVLINDDTPFNITHLLFPFAVVVGMCFLVMVIVLIVRCIKDRRRQRRHRLPNSSLKKIPTHKYTKGDPYETCAICLDDYIEGEKLRVLPCAHAYHAKCIDPWLTKNRRVCPVCKRKVFAADEQVVTDESDSDADDTTPLIRDGDQGTQGGTFMRQRDNPFNRFNSNPSDSEESFVTPEDSSSMSAGESSNGTVFMVSDSHSINA, from the exons ATGAGACAGTGTTGCTTAAATCATCATCTCCAATTATGGCTTATGTTTCTTATCTTTTGTGTCGTGTGCAACAAGGCAGATATTTTAGTATTTTCTGCAGCCGCAAGGCATCAGATCGAAGAAGAATTTAGAGATATGCCTGCCAGATTTGGAGGTTTGATACCATCAGaaggaataaag GGTATGGTGGTATATGCAGATCCACCTACAGCATGTCATGAAATACAAGGTCCTCCAAACATTACCAATTACAATGGTAATTGGATAGCTTTAATAGCTCGCTACAATTGTAGTTTTGAGATAAAGGTTCGAATGGCCCAAAAAGCTGGATATGATGCTGCAATTATACACAATGTAAACAGTAATGACTTAG AATCAATGTCTGCAAAAGATCCTATAGGAATACTAATACCATCTGTATTTGTCAGTGAAATCACAGGATTAattattaaagaaaattatttatatgaTGAGTTATATTTTGTACTAATTAATGATGACACTCCATTCAATATTACACATCTACTGTTTCCCTTTGCTGTTGTTGTTGGGATGTGTTTTCTAGTCATGGTTATCGTTCTG ATTGTTAGATGTATCAAAGATAGAAGGAGACAACGGAGACATAGATTACCTAATTCGAGTTTGAAAAAAATTCCGACGCACAAATATACAAAGGGTGATCCATATGAAACGTGTGCTATTTGTTTAGACGATTATATTGAAGGCGAAAAATTAAGAGTTTTACCATGTGCACATG CCTATCATGCAAAGTGCATTGACCCCTGGCTGACGAAAAATCGTAGGGTGTGTCCTGTGTGTAAACGAAAAGTTTTTGCTGCAGACGAACAAGTTGTTACTGATGAGAGTGATTCAGATGCCGATGATACGACACCATTAATTCGTGACGGAGATCAAG GTACTCAGGGCGGAACATTCATGCGACAAAGGGATAATCCTTTTAATCGTTTTAATTCAAATCCTTCCGATTCCGAAGAATCTTTCGTTACACCTGAAGATAGTAGTAGCATGAGTGCAGGAGAATCAtctaatggaactgtttttatgGTATCTGATAGTCATAGCATAAATG CCTAA
- the LOC143186968 gene encoding E3 ubiquitin-protein ligase RNF167 isoform X1, which translates to MRQCCLNHHLQLWLMFLIFCVVCNKADILVFSAAARHQIEEEFRDMPARFGGLIPSEGIKGMVVYADPPTACHEIQGPPNITNYNGNWIALIARYNCSFEIKVRMAQKAGYDAAIIHNVNSNDLESMSAKDPIGILIPSVFVSEITGLIIKENYLYDELYFVLINDDTPFNITHLLFPFAVVVGMCFLVMVIVLIVRCIKDRRRQRRHRLPNSSLKKIPTHKYTKGDPYETCAICLDDYIEGEKLRVLPCAHAYHAKCIDPWLTKNRRVCPVCKRKVFAADEQVVTDESDSDADDTTPLIRDGDQGTQGGTFMRQRDNPFNRFNSNPSDSEESFVTPEDSSSMSAGESSNGTVFMVSDSHSINGELPELECSMSSTKPHTVNLYADAQEFPAPVVQIATGGRNTRVVTNSHTSNSGGSAVPNETEATNPFTTDSDKNDVSA; encoded by the exons ATGAGACAGTGTTGCTTAAATCATCATCTCCAATTATGGCTTATGTTTCTTATCTTTTGTGTCGTGTGCAACAAGGCAGATATTTTAGTATTTTCTGCAGCCGCAAGGCATCAGATCGAAGAAGAATTTAGAGATATGCCTGCCAGATTTGGAGGTTTGATACCATCAGaaggaataaag GGTATGGTGGTATATGCAGATCCACCTACAGCATGTCATGAAATACAAGGTCCTCCAAACATTACCAATTACAATGGTAATTGGATAGCTTTAATAGCTCGCTACAATTGTAGTTTTGAGATAAAGGTTCGAATGGCCCAAAAAGCTGGATATGATGCTGCAATTATACACAATGTAAACAGTAATGACTTAG AATCAATGTCTGCAAAAGATCCTATAGGAATACTAATACCATCTGTATTTGTCAGTGAAATCACAGGATTAattattaaagaaaattatttatatgaTGAGTTATATTTTGTACTAATTAATGATGACACTCCATTCAATATTACACATCTACTGTTTCCCTTTGCTGTTGTTGTTGGGATGTGTTTTCTAGTCATGGTTATCGTTCTG ATTGTTAGATGTATCAAAGATAGAAGGAGACAACGGAGACATAGATTACCTAATTCGAGTTTGAAAAAAATTCCGACGCACAAATATACAAAGGGTGATCCATATGAAACGTGTGCTATTTGTTTAGACGATTATATTGAAGGCGAAAAATTAAGAGTTTTACCATGTGCACATG CCTATCATGCAAAGTGCATTGACCCCTGGCTGACGAAAAATCGTAGGGTGTGTCCTGTGTGTAAACGAAAAGTTTTTGCTGCAGACGAACAAGTTGTTACTGATGAGAGTGATTCAGATGCCGATGATACGACACCATTAATTCGTGACGGAGATCAAG GTACTCAGGGCGGAACATTCATGCGACAAAGGGATAATCCTTTTAATCGTTTTAATTCAAATCCTTCCGATTCCGAAGAATCTTTCGTTACACCTGAAGATAGTAGTAGCATGAGTGCAGGAGAATCAtctaatggaactgtttttatgGTATCTGATAGTCATAGCATAAATG GCGAATTACCCGAGCTGGAATGTTCTATGAGTAGCACTAAACCGCATACAGTGAATTTATATGCGGATGCTCAAGAGTTTCCAGCCCCTGTTGTTCAAATTGCCACTGGCGGACGTAATACGCGGGTCGTAACGAATTCCCATACTTCGAATTCAGGTGGGTCTGCAGTACCAAATGAAACCGAAGCTACGAACCCGTTTACTACGGATTCCGATAAAAACGACGTCTCAGCGTAA
- the LOC143186654 gene encoding uncharacterized protein LOC143186654 has protein sequence MMEKLIGIQTLKGILKSFPKNMKFCFAYGSAAFKQKDNESNNMLDLIFVVRNVNQWHAQNLELNFKHYAQPLRFLGPRVISNVQEKWGAKVYYNTLVKMAGETTVKYGVISEVSLVEDLLDWNDLYLSGRLHKPVKILVEPDEHSQLPRALVQNLHSAVHAALLLLPQHFTEVDFYKTIAGLSYNGDFRMTFGENKDKINNIVLPQLSNFRELYSPILQHFENYVDMPKSDQGTVTCHQDTSPATKIHHLNQLPRTPQIKLVRAWSQGPRSKDTEDCLRAIAFDPECGEILEECLKDIVWRSSVTQSLKGIITAGFVKSVKYSAAKIMKMLQTNPQVKFLPKSEQTQSKVEKIVETVKSQAQAKETNKRIEASKYLYETQLDKFRCNHKCYSFYRLEELAFKIKCQYITMTTMDSDSESQDSDDGRRFRFEATRKDNVQPESKLGKPSRSNSEHKSAYEDIDHKDRKDRSKYESSRREHRSSKERDVDNRDLKHSAKYSKYAHESRNSRREDSKDYRNARDASVDAKGSALSSKRKTSDSKRRRNHDRSEHRKHRSQERSHNRNGDDRSQNDKYKNKSHEKYKHYSRDKSRDRSYQSHKTKSSDHGRFRGDSERHDSHKKASSKEDVDQHLPEFSLSKNGGQCRSDNESSTKKDSSVESQGCKELDLSEFDVLSETDENLSDDSDTKVKCLPSRHCKTKTKKRNANNEYENSTKKQAIESEYSEGSLKVNARKNDLLYGSSNNNSGAISDSTSPVLTEITEDHRDNVGERSEHISREKAADVTSKEENLSSLEKTSLRPNTRDSPEGTDLFTAENNSTYGPALPPQLIADPFTNIKSVKSTTFIGPCLPENDVQNVTERFEGDATSSSNQNNLSEEDPEMVFGPALPPHLLGKKCTEKEMKIIGPTLPSVTKSSDNDEPEQADSDNEDAIGPLPADHPALKSNYVYRQLEQRAQQIKSKQIAEDDSVLNQREEWMTELPPAQISNLGLAPRKFRVREGPDMSDRSCWTDTPAKKAEKLKQQEEEKLDTVITESSKESCETESGKSKKREKSLLEIHQSKLRKKKKKEEKKAKLTGETVRRPFDRDIDLQVNRFDQARKNTIISKAQYLDERFSRGKI, from the exons ATGATGGAGAAACTCATAGGAATTCAGACGCTAAAAGGGATACTAAAAAGTTttccaaaaaatatgaaattttgcTTTGCATATGGATCTGCTGCATTTAAGCAAAAAGACAATGAATCTAACAATATGCTGGACCTTATTTTTGTTGTTCGTAATGTAAATCAGTGGCATGCACAGAATCTAGAACTTAACTTTAAGCATTATGCTCAGCCATTGAGGTTTCTTGGTCCTAGGGTAATCTCTAATGTACAAGAAAAATGGGGTGCAAAAGTATATTACAATACATTGGTTAAAATGGCAGGAGAAACTACTGTCAAATATGGAGTAATTTCAGAGGTTTCATTAGTGGAAGATTTATTAGACTGGAATGATTTGTACTTATCAGGAAGATTACATAAACCAGTGAAAATATTAGTGGAACCAGATGAACATTCTCAGTTACCCAGAGCTTTGGTGCAAAATTTACATTCAGCTGTTCATGCTGCTTTATTATTACTTCCACAACACTTTACAGAAGTTGACTTTTATAAAACTATAGCTGGCTTATCCTACAATGGTGACTTCAGAATGACATTTGGTGAAAACAAAGATAAAATTAACAACATAGTTCTGCCTCAGCTGTCAAATTTTAGAGAATTATATAGTCCAATTTTGCAACACTTTGAAAATTATGTGGACATGCCAAAATCAGATCAAGGGACTGTCACCTGCCATCAGGATACAAGTCCAGCtacaaaaatacatcatttGAATCAATTGCCTAGAACACCACAAATTAAACTTGTCAGAGCATGGTCACAGGGGCCAAGATCAAAGGACACAGAGGATTGCCTACGTGCAATTGCATTTGATCCAGAATGTGGAGAAATATTAGAAGAATGTCTCAAAGATATTGTGTGGAGATCCAGTGTTACACAGAGTCTGAAAGGAATTATTACTGCTGGATTTGTGAAATCTGTGAAGTATAGTGCAGCAAAAATAATGAAGATGTTACAAACAAATCCACAAGTAAAATTCTTGCCAAAATCCGAGCAAACCCAAAGTAAAGTTGAGAAAATAGTAGAGACTGTGAAGAGCCAGGCACAGGCAAAGGAAACAAACAAGCGCATAGA AGCTTCAAAGTATCTTTACGAAACACAACTTGATAAATTCAGATGTAATCATAAGTGTTATTCATTCTATCGACTAGAAGAATTAGCATTTAAAATTAAATGTCAATACAT AACCATGACAACAATGGATTCTGATTCCGAGAGTCAAGACAGCGACGATGGGCGACGATTTCGTTTTGAAGCCACTCGTAAAGATAACGTGCAGCCAGAATCGAAACTTGGCAAACCATCGAGATCTAATTCAGAACATAAATCTGCTTACGAAGACATAGATCATAAGGATAGAAAAGACAGATCTAAATACGAGAGTAGTAGACGAGAACACAGATCCTCAAAGGAGCGAGACGTAGACAACAGAGATCTTAAGCATTCGGCAAAATATTCAAAGTATGCTCACGAATCAAGAAACTCGAGACGCGAAGACAGCAAAGATTACAGGAATGCAAGGGATGCGAGCGTAGATGCAAAAGGTTCTGCCTTATCATCGAAACGTAAAACGAGCGACTCCAAAAGGCGTCGAAATCACGATAGAAGCGAACATCGTAAGCACAGATCTCAAGAACGATCTCACAATAGAAACGGAGATGATAGGTCTCAAAATGATAAATACAAAAACAAATCTCATGAGAAGTATAAACATTATTCTCGTGATAAAAGTCGCGATAGAAGCTACCAGTCGCATAAAACAAAGTCGTCGGATCATGGTAGATTTCGAGGAGACTCTGAAAGACATGATTCTCATAAAAAAGCATCTTCGAAGGAGGATGTAGATCAGCATTTGCCAGAATTTTCTCTGTCTAAGAATGGGGGACAATGTCGTAGCGACAATGAATCCTCAACGAAAAAGGATTCGTCAGTGGAGAGTCAAGGATGCAAAGAATTAGACTTGTCTGAATTTGATGTTTTATCAGAGACGGATGAAAATTTATCAGACGATTCAGACACGAAAGTGAAGTGTTTACCTTCGCGACATTGTAAGACGAAGACGAAAAAACGAAATGCGAACAACGAATACGAGAATTCAACGAAAAAGCAAGCGATTGAAAGCGAATACTCGGAAGGCTCGCTTAAGGTAAATGCAAGGAAGAATGATCTGTTGTATGGTTCCAGCAATAATAATTCTGGTGCCATTTCAGATTCCACATCGCCTGTATTGACAGAAATCACAGAAGATCATAGAGATAATGTTGGTGAGAGATCTGAACACATATCGAGAGAAAAGGCGGCTGATGTGACTAGTAAGGAAGAAAATTTGAGTTCTCTCGAAAAGACTTCCTTGCGTCCCAATACTCGCGATTCTCCAGAAGGAACAGATCTTTTTACTGCCGAAAATAATTCCACATATGGTCCGGCTTTACCCCCACAGTTAATAGCTGATCCTTTCACTAACATAAAGTCTGTAAAAAGTACAACTTTCATAGGACCTTGTTTACCGGAGAACGACGTGCAGAATGTAACTGAAAGATTCGAAGGTGATGCAACAAGTTCTAGTAATCAAAATAATTTAAGCGAAGAAGATCCTGAAATGGTTTTTGGCCCAGCCTTACCGCCACACTTATTAGGGAAGAAATGCACTGAGAAGGAAATGAAAATCATAGGTCCAACTCTTCCAAGTGTTACTAAATCTTCTGACAACGACGAACCAGAGCAAGCAGATTCTGACAATGAAGATGCGATTGGTCCCTTGCCAGCTGACCATCCAGCATTAAAAAGTAATTACGTGTATAGACAATTAGAACAAAGAGCGCAACAAATTAAAAGCAAACAGATTGCCGAG GATGATAGTGTTCTGAATCAGCGAGAAGAGTGGATGACAGAGTTACCTCCAGCACAGATCAGTAACTTGGGACTAGCACCGCGAAAGTTTCGAGTTAGAGAAGGTCCTGATATGTCTGATCGATCGTGCTGGACAGATACTCCAGCGAAAAAAGCTGAAAAGCTGAAACAACAG GAGGAAGAAAAGCTAGATACTGTTATAACAGAGTCATCTAAAGAAAGTTGCGAAACTGAGTCTGGAAAAAGTAAGAAGCGTGAGAAATCGCTTTTAGAAATCCATCAAAGCAAACTCCGAAAGAAGAAAAAG aaagaagaaaaaaaggcaAAACTAACTGGAGAGACGGTTAGAAGACCATTCGACAGGGATATCGATTTACAAGTTAATCGATTTGATCAGGCACGAAAGAATACAATTATAAGTAAAGCTCAGTACCTCGATGAAAGGTTTTCTCGTGGAAAAATCTAA
- the Csn6 gene encoding COP9 signalosome subunit 6, with the protein MEVDENNGAAPTETPMEVDEDNAAKNPSTSSNPPSAIKVMASSGTVGSVSISLHPLVIMNVSEHWTRLRAQEGTEQLVYGALIGKQKGRNIEIMNSFELLFTCIGDDVIIDRDYYNTKEEQFKQVFSEMDFLGWYTTGDMPNERDIRVHKQLCEINESPVLLKLDPRPINTDQLSVSMYESVIDLVNGEATMLFVPLTYTLATEEAERIGVDHVARMCSNDQGESSLVAEHLTAQHSAIKMLHSRVKLVLKYVQAVQSGELKGNHEILRAACSLGHRLPVLNNPKFKADFYNQCNDFGLMTYLGIITKGCNNINQFVNKFNILYDRQGVGRRLRSLFL; encoded by the exons ATGGAAGTTGATGAAAACAACGGAGCGGCTCCAACGGAGACCCCAATGGAAGTTGACGAGGATAACGCGGCGAAAAATCCCAGCACCTCATCAAATCCTCCCAGTGCTATTAAAGTGATGGCATCTTCTGGTACTGTTGGATCTGTTTccatcagccttcatccacttGTCATAATGAATGTCAGCGAACATTGGACTAGACTTCGTGCTCAGGAAGGAACAGAACAATTAG TATATGGAGCACTAATTGGTAAACAAAAAGGTCGTAATATTGAGATTATGAATTCTTTTGAGTTGTTGTTCACATGTATTGGAGATGATGTAATAATTGACAGAGACTATTATAACACAAAAGAAGAACAGTTTAAGCAAGTTTTTAGTGAAATGGATTTCCTGGGATGGTATACAACAGGGGATATGCCTAATGAAAGGGACATACGGGTGCACAAACAACTTTGTGAAATCAATGAAAGTCCTGTGTTATTGAAACTTGACCCTAGACCAATAAATACTGAT CAACTGTCTGTTTCTATGTATGAATCTGTAATTGATTTGGTGAATGGAGAAGCAACAATGTTATTTGTTCCATTAACTTACACATTGGCAACAGAAGAAGCAGAAAGAATTGGTGTTGATCATGTAGCAAGAATGTGTAGTAATGATCAAGGGGAAAGTTCATTAG TTGCAGAACACCTTACTGCACAACACAGTGCtataaaaatgttgcattcaagAGTAAAATTAGTACTAAAGTATGTGCAAGCTGTACAGAGTGGTGAATTGAAAGGAAACCACGAAATTTTGAGAGCAGCTTGTTCTTTGGGACATAGATTGCCTGTTTTAAATAATCCCAAATTTAAAGCTGACTTTTATAAC CAATGCAATGACTTTGGTTTGATGACTTACCTTGGTATCATAACGAAAGGTTGCAATAATATTAATCAGTTTGTtaacaaatttaatattttgtatgaTAGACAAGGGGTAGGCCGTCGTTTACGAAGCCTTTTCTTGTga